A stretch of DNA from Planococcus antarcticus DSM 14505:
CTTCCTGCGTCATCATCATCGCCCCCGACTACTTCAACCAATGGCGACAGTTCATAAGCACCACCCGGTCTTGTAATGTAAGCATCCAGTTGGTAAGAGGACAAAAAGACTACAAGCGCCATCACGATGACAAAAATAAACAATCGTTTTTTTTTCATGCGGTTCTTCCTTTCATCAGTTGAGATCTTGACATTCCCAGATTTACATAATAAAAAAAGCCACGAAATTCGTGACTTACTGAAATTTTAAATGAAGAGCTTTTTCAACTGCCTCCGGAACCAGACCGGTAATATTCCCTTTATATTTAGCCACTTCTTTTACAATACTAGAGCTGAGGAATGAGTATTGGTTATTTGATATCATAAACAAAGTTTCAATGTTTTCATTTAAAAACCGGTTCATGGACGTAATTTGCATTTCGTATTCAAAATCACTGACTGCGCGCAAACCACGAACAATAGCATTAGCTTGGACTTCAACTGAATAATCGATCAGTAAACCCGAGAATGAATCCACTTTGACATTCGGAAAAGATTGCGTCACTTCAGCGATTAGTTCCATGCGCTCATCAACATTGAACAACGGATTTTTTGAAGAATTATTCATGACGACCACTTTTACTTCATCGAAAATAGTGGAAGCTCGTTTAATAATATCCAAGTGCCCCATGGTAATCGGGTCAAAGCTTCCCGGAACTACAGCAATTTTAGTCAATACGTTCTCCTTCTTCCCCCTGATAGCGGTAAATTGAAATAATGGTGCTTCCATATAGCTCTTTTTTGTAACGCTCAAAATACCGGGTGCGATCCGGAAGCTCTACCTCCCGATCATGTTCACAGACTATAATGGCATCTTTCGTGACAATTTCCAATTCTCCCGCTTTGTCCATAAGATCGTAGGATTTTGTCATGTGGTAGGGCGGATCCAGAAACACTAGTCTCGCTTGTATCCCATTTTTTTTAATCGCTTTGACTGCACGTTCTGCATCTGCGCGGTAAATCTCTGCGCGATCTGACAGGCGCGTCTTCTCTAGGTTTGCCTGAATCGTCTCTACAGCTCGTTTGTCTTTGTCGGTGAAAATGACCCGATCGATACCACGGCTAAGGGCTTCGATGCCCAATCCACCGCTTCCTGCAAATAAATCCAAAGCATAGCCCCCGTCAAAAAATGGGCCGATCATATTGAAAATAGATTCCTTCACTTTGTCCGTGGTCGGTCTGGTAGAATTGCCAGTCACCGCCTTCAACGGAATCCCTTTAACTGAGCCTGCTACAACACGCATAGTAATCGCCTCTAACTTAATTAATTTTCTTGATGCATTTTAATTGCATAATGGTAAAATGAAGACTGGAAAGGACGTGAAATAGTGAATCAACGTTTTATTGAACTCGGAGAAGGGTACGGAGATATTTATGAGCTCCGTGAACTCATCACAAGCAATCAACAACGCTTTACGTATGGATTTGTCTTTATTTCAACGAATCCGCAAGGTCAGGATGTATTATCCATTGCGGCTGCATTCAAACCGGCTTCAGAGGGTAATTTCATGCCGATTTATATTTGCCGAGAAGGAATTCCCGTCGATTCCAAGCGGCTAAAAGTTTTCGAGCAAGCAGTCGCACAAATAGAGCACACTCCCATCAAGATGGAAGTGAAGCATTCATCCGTCTATGCCGATAGAAAATTCTATTACAACCATCTAATTTCAGTTTTAAGGCTAAATCATTATATTCCACCAATGCAATAATCACAGGCCAATTTTATAATCGTATTCCTTAGCTTTATCCGGCTTGGCATTTTCATATTCTGTTTTAAGGAATGGGCGATAAGACTCGAGCACTTGTTTTACGTAAGGTAATTTGTTCAGCTTTGTTTTGGTTGCTTCAATGATATCTTGATCCATATAAAGAACTACATATTTCAATTTACGTGAAATATAATGGACGTGCCCGAACTTCCGCAACGATTTGGCTTGTTTTAAATGATGCACATAGACAATGAGACCTTGGCGATCATGCATAACTATCCCTCTTTTCTTAGCTTCTAGAATACCATAGGAAAGAAAAAAGCCGCAACCGAATAAACTGACAGTCCGGCTCTCTATTCGCTATACTGTTTTTAATATAGAAATCCAGGGAGGTAATATACAATATGGGAAAAAAAACTAAAATCGGTTTGACAGCAGCTGCTGTCGGAGCAGCCGCTTGGGCAGGATCTAAAGCTTTGGCTAATCCATTGGTGCGCCCTGCTAAAGAAGTATTAAATTACGAACACCCAATCGTTCTTGCACATCGCGGAGGCGCGAAATTGGCACCCGAAAATACCTTGGCTGCGTTTAACCGGTCCGCCGAACTCGGTGTACACGGTTTTGAAATCGATATCCGGATGACCAAAGACGAAGAGCTCCTTGTCTTTCACGACGAATACATCGATCGCACTACAGATGGAGCCGGCAGAGTGGCAGATATGTCACTTGACCAATTAAAAGCTTTCGATCTTGGCTATCACTTCATCGATACAGAAGGTCAGCATTCGTACCGAGGCAAAAATGAACGTGTCGTCCTGCTGCGTGAGCTGATCGAAAAATTCCCACAAATGTACATCAATATCGATATCAAGGACGATCCTGAGACTTACGAAGGTAG
This window harbors:
- a CDS encoding DUF7147 family protein, translating into MNQRFIELGEGYGDIYELRELITSNQQRFTYGFVFISTNPQGQDVLSIAAAFKPASEGNFMPIYICREGIPVDSKRLKVFEQAVAQIEHTPIKMEVKHSSVYADRKFYYNHLISVLRLNHYIPPMQ
- the rsmD gene encoding 16S rRNA (guanine(966)-N(2))-methyltransferase RsmD, with product MRVVAGSVKGIPLKAVTGNSTRPTTDKVKESIFNMIGPFFDGGYALDLFAGSGGLGIEALSRGIDRVIFTDKDKRAVETIQANLEKTRLSDRAEIYRADAERAVKAIKKNGIQARLVFLDPPYHMTKSYDLMDKAGELEIVTKDAIIVCEHDREVELPDRTRYFERYKKELYGSTIISIYRYQGEEGERID
- a CDS encoding YlbG family protein, translated to MHDRQGLIVYVHHLKQAKSLRKFGHVHYISRKLKYVVLYMDQDIIEATKTKLNKLPYVKQVLESYRPFLKTEYENAKPDKAKEYDYKIGL
- the coaD gene encoding pantetheine-phosphate adenylyltransferase codes for the protein MTKIAVVPGSFDPITMGHLDIIKRASTIFDEVKVVVMNNSSKNPLFNVDERMELIAEVTQSFPNVKVDSFSGLLIDYSVEVQANAIVRGLRAVSDFEYEMQITSMNRFLNENIETLFMISNNQYSFLSSSIVKEVAKYKGNITGLVPEAVEKALHLKFQ
- a CDS encoding glycerophosphodiester phosphodiesterase — translated: MGKKTKIGLTAAAVGAAAWAGSKALANPLVRPAKEVLNYEHPIVLAHRGGAKLAPENTLAAFNRSAELGVHGFEIDIRMTKDEELLVFHDEYIDRTTDGAGRVADMSLDQLKAFDLGYHFIDTEGQHSYRGKNERVVLLRELIEKFPQMYINIDIKDDPETYEGSLVPSKLWRLIDSLSIHDRVAVTSFYDEQIDRFNLYAQNRVAIGAGENEVRKAYASFNSQFGHLYQPRADVFQIPIKSSLFRLDSSRFIAFLENLNIPVHYWVIDEPEAMRTLIAAGAKGIITDRPDLAVALISEMEE